A section of the Coriobacteriia bacterium genome encodes:
- the rpsM gene encoding 30S ribosomal protein S13 — MARIAGVDLPREKRVEIGLTYIYGIGLTTSKTILRETGIGPDTRVRDLTEEEVVRLREFIDRNLKIEGDLRREVSQNIKRLMEIGCYRGLRHRKGLPVRGQRTHTNARTRKGPRRQIGAKKKGK, encoded by the coding sequence GTGGCCCGTATCGCAGGTGTCGACCTCCCGCGCGAGAAGCGCGTTGAGATCGGCCTGACCTACATCTATGGAATCGGTCTTACGACCAGCAAGACGATTCTTCGCGAGACCGGCATCGGTCCGGACACCCGCGTTCGTGATCTCACCGAGGAAGAAGTCGTACGCCTCCGTGAGTTCATCGACCGCAACCTGAAGATCGAGGGTGATCTTCGTCGCGAAGTCTCACAGAACATCAAGCGCCTCATGGAGATCGGCTGCTATCGCGGCCTTCGTCACCGCAAGGGCCTCCCGGTCCGCGGTCAGCGCACGCACACGAACGCGCGTACCCGTAAGGGTCCGCGTCGCCAGATCGGCGCAAAGAAGAAGGGCAAGTAA
- the secY gene encoding preprotein translocase subunit SecY — MLNAISNAFRVPELRKKILFTLAMIAVYRLGAYIPVPGVDVKVVQAQVSGNAALGLLGLFSGGALEQFAVFSLGIMPYITASIIMQLLQGVIPKVEQWAKEGETGQRRITQITRYLTLGIALLQSIAMLGLFRQAIVQVTGPGMPPRIFTDIVIVVTLIAGTAFIMWMGELITQRGIGNGMSLLIFASIVSRFPSAIVQSFTFANGFLTLTLLLMTGFIVAAIVTMERAQRRIPVQYAKRVVGRRVYGGTGTYIPLKINGANVVPIIFASAILFFPSQIATLANIPWLTTVGNMLATGPLNWTLEFILIVFFTYFYTALVFNPMDLSDNLRKNGGFIPGVRPGSATTRYIENVLNRITLPGAIFLGVIAVVPSMVFSATNDPLVSAFGGTSILIMVGVALETMTQLESQLKMRHYDGFFKA; from the coding sequence GTGCTAAACGCGATCTCCAACGCATTCCGGGTACCGGAGCTGCGCAAGAAGATCCTGTTCACGCTCGCGATGATTGCCGTGTACCGTCTCGGGGCATACATCCCCGTCCCGGGAGTCGACGTGAAGGTCGTTCAGGCCCAGGTCAGCGGCAACGCTGCGCTCGGTCTGCTCGGTCTGTTCTCGGGTGGTGCACTGGAGCAGTTTGCCGTGTTCTCCCTGGGGATCATGCCGTACATCACGGCGTCGATCATCATGCAGCTGTTGCAGGGAGTCATTCCCAAGGTCGAGCAGTGGGCCAAGGAGGGCGAGACCGGGCAGCGTAGGATCACGCAGATCACGCGGTACCTCACGCTGGGTATCGCGCTGCTGCAGTCCATCGCCATGCTCGGGCTGTTCCGCCAGGCGATCGTTCAGGTGACGGGCCCCGGCATGCCGCCGCGAATCTTCACCGACATCGTCATCGTGGTCACGCTCATAGCGGGTACCGCGTTCATCATGTGGATGGGCGAGCTCATCACGCAGCGCGGTATCGGCAACGGTATGTCGCTGCTCATCTTCGCGAGCATCGTGTCGCGCTTCCCGTCGGCGATCGTGCAGTCGTTCACGTTTGCGAACGGCTTCCTCACGCTGACGCTGCTGCTCATGACCGGGTTCATCGTCGCTGCGATCGTGACGATGGAGCGCGCACAGCGCCGCATCCCGGTGCAGTACGCCAAGCGCGTCGTCGGTCGCCGCGTCTATGGCGGCACCGGCACCTACATCCCGCTGAAGATCAACGGCGCCAACGTTGTGCCGATCATCTTCGCGTCGGCCATCCTGTTCTTCCCGTCGCAGATCGCGACGCTGGCGAACATCCCGTGGCTGACCACGGTGGGCAACATGCTTGCCACCGGGCCGCTCAACTGGACGCTTGAGTTCATCCTCATCGTCTTCTTCACGTACTTCTACACGGCCCTCGTCTTCAACCCGATGGACCTCTCGGATAACCTGCGCAAGAACGGCGGGTTCATCCCAGGCGTGCGACCGGGCTCTGCGACGACGCGCTATATCGAGAACGTGCTCAACCGCATCACGCTGCCGGGAGCCATCTTCCTCGGCGTCATCGCGGTCGTTCCGAGCATGGTGTTCTCGGCAACGAACGACCCGCTCGTGTCCGCGTTCGGTGGTACTTCGATCCTGATCATGGTCGGCGTTGCGCTTGAGACCATGACGCAGCTCGAGAGCCAGCTGAAGATGCGTCACTACGACGGCTTCTTCAAGGCGTAG
- a CDS encoding DNA-directed RNA polymerase subunit alpha, translating to MTEFKRPQVTVDRIDDRVARYVVEPLERGFGYTLGNCMRRVLLSSLEGAAATSIRIEGQQHEFATIDGVREDVTDIVLNIKGLVFRETGIGAGQGVATLSVAGPGTITGADLKVPSEFELVNPEHIIATLNKGARLEMSIEIGVGRGYVSADRNKKPEHPIGVITVDSLFSPITRCTYVVENTRVGQRTDYDMLTLEVETNGSVDPSDAVARAGRVIDEHMMLFVDQAATALSEEGIFAAPTDEGEGVLDTPIEELDLSVRSYNCLKRQGVNTIGQLTECSENDLLNIRNFGAKSIEEVKDKLQGMGLGLKQ from the coding sequence ATGACAGAGTTCAAGAGGCCCCAGGTCACGGTGGACCGCATCGACGATCGCGTCGCGCGTTACGTCGTAGAGCCGCTGGAGCGCGGTTTCGGCTACACGCTGGGCAACTGCATGCGCCGCGTCCTTCTCTCTTCACTGGAGGGCGCAGCGGCCACCTCGATTCGTATCGAGGGGCAGCAGCACGAGTTCGCGACGATCGACGGCGTCCGTGAGGACGTCACCGACATCGTGCTCAACATCAAGGGTCTTGTGTTCCGCGAGACCGGTATCGGTGCCGGCCAGGGCGTCGCGACGCTTTCGGTCGCCGGCCCCGGCACCATCACAGGTGCCGATCTCAAGGTTCCGTCCGAGTTCGAGCTCGTTAACCCCGAGCACATCATCGCGACCCTGAACAAGGGTGCGAGGCTCGAGATGAGCATCGAGATCGGCGTCGGCCGTGGCTACGTGTCGGCCGACCGCAACAAGAAGCCGGAGCATCCCATCGGCGTCATTACCGTCGACTCGCTGTTCTCGCCGATCACGCGTTGCACCTACGTGGTCGAGAACACGCGTGTGGGACAGCGCACCGACTACGACATGCTCACTCTCGAGGTCGAAACCAACGGTTCCGTCGACCCGAGCGATGCCGTCGCGCGCGCCGGCCGTGTCATCGACGAGCACATGATGCTCTTCGTCGACCAGGCCGCAACCGCTCTATCCGAGGAGGGCATCTTCGCTGCCCCCACCGACGAGGGCGAAGGCGTGCTCGACACCCCGATCGAGGAGCTCGACCTTTCGGTCCGCTCGTACAACTGCCTGAAGCGTCAGGGTGTGAACACCATCGGTCAGCTGACCGAGTGTTCCGAGAACGATCTTCTCAACATCCGGAACTTCGGCGCCAAGTCGATCGAAGAAGTCAAGGACAAGCTCCAGGGCATGGGCCTGGGCCTCAAGCAGTAA
- the map gene encoding type I methionyl aminopeptidase, with the protein MIVRKSAAEIELMREAGRVSARALRLVGDAVRPGVTTEELDALAEEAIRAEGGVPAFKGYHGFPKTLCTSLNSQVVHGIPSELIELVEGDILSVDVGAIVGGYYGDNAATFAVGTISDGAQRLLDATAASLQAGIAECVPGKRLFDIGYAVQTVAEGAGFAVVREYVGHGIGRNMHEHPNVPNYGVPGKGPKLEVGMVLAIEPMVNFGGAEVESLPDGWTVATLDGSLSAHFEHTVAITADGPLVLTTE; encoded by the coding sequence GTGATCGTCCGCAAGTCTGCAGCCGAGATCGAACTCATGCGAGAGGCCGGGCGCGTCAGCGCCCGGGCTCTTCGTCTTGTTGGGGACGCGGTCAGGCCCGGTGTGACCACCGAGGAGCTCGATGCGCTCGCCGAGGAGGCGATCCGCGCCGAGGGCGGCGTCCCGGCATTCAAGGGCTACCACGGCTTCCCCAAGACGCTGTGCACCTCGCTGAACTCCCAGGTGGTACACGGCATACCCTCCGAGCTGATCGAGTTGGTCGAGGGGGACATCCTCTCGGTCGATGTAGGCGCGATCGTGGGTGGGTACTACGGCGACAACGCCGCGACGTTCGCCGTCGGCACCATCTCGGATGGCGCGCAGCGGCTGCTCGATGCGACGGCGGCGTCTCTCCAAGCCGGAATCGCCGAGTGTGTCCCCGGCAAGCGGCTGTTCGACATCGGGTACGCCGTTCAGACGGTGGCCGAGGGAGCGGGCTTCGCGGTGGTACGCGAGTATGTGGGCCACGGTATCGGCCGCAACATGCACGAGCACCCCAACGTCCCCAACTACGGGGTGCCGGGCAAGGGCCCCAAGCTCGAGGTCGGGATGGTTCTGGCCATCGAGCCGATGGTGAACTTCGGTGGCGCTGAGGTGGAATCGTTGCCGGATGGCTGGACCGTCGCCACCCTGGACGGATCGCTTTCCGCGCATTTTGAGCACACTGTGGCCATCACGGCTGACGGCCCACTCGTTCTAACGACGGAGTAA
- the rpmJ gene encoding 50S ribosomal protein L36, whose product MKVRPSVKKMCDKCKVIRRHGRVLVICENPRHKQRQG is encoded by the coding sequence ATGAAGGTACGTCCTTCGGTCAAGAAAATGTGTGATAAGTGCAAGGTCATTCGGCGCCACGGCCGGGTTCTCGTGATTTGCGAAAACCCGCGCCACAAGCAGCGCCAGGGCTAG
- the rpsD gene encoding 30S ribosomal protein S4 encodes MARYTGADCRLCRREGIKLFLKGDRCYSDKCGVEKRPYPPGMAGKKRPRDSEYRVQLREKQRTKRIYGLLEKQFRGYYVIASRQTGITGENLLRILESRLDNVVYRLGFAKSRDEARQVVRHGHITINDRRVDIPSYRVRPGEVVAVGTKSKDLLVIKTSLIASEKIEVPGWLEVDIEKLQGKILSLPTRDQIDAPVREQLIVELYSK; translated from the coding sequence ATGGCTCGATATACCGGGGCGGACTGTCGTCTGTGCCGCCGTGAAGGCATCAAGCTCTTTCTGAAGGGCGACCGCTGCTACTCCGACAAGTGCGGAGTGGAGAAGCGGCCGTATCCGCCGGGAATGGCGGGCAAGAAGCGCCCGCGTGACTCGGAATACCGTGTGCAGCTTCGTGAGAAGCAGCGCACCAAGCGTATCTACGGCCTGCTCGAGAAGCAGTTCCGCGGCTACTACGTGATCGCCAGTCGTCAGACCGGCATCACGGGTGAGAACCTGCTGCGTATCCTCGAGAGCCGTCTGGACAACGTCGTGTACCGTCTCGGCTTCGCCAAGTCTCGCGACGAGGCTCGCCAGGTGGTTCGCCACGGTCACATCACCATCAACGATCGTCGCGTCGACATTCCGTCGTACCGCGTTCGTCCGGGTGAGGTCGTGGCTGTGGGCACCAAGTCCAAGGACCTGCTCGTGATCAAGACCTCGCTCATCGCCTCGGAGAAGATCGAGGTTCCGGGCTGGCTTGAGGTCGACATCGAGAAGCTGCAGGGCAAGATCCTGTCGCTGCCGACGCGTGATCAGATCGATGCGCCGGTTCGCGAGCAGCTGATCGTCGAGCTCTACTCGAAGTAA
- the rplO gene encoding 50S ribosomal protein L15, with product MQIHDLFPAPGSRKNRKRVGRGNGSGHGSTAGRGDKGQGSRAGGTKGAGFEGGQTPLAMRLPKLPGFKNRNRVEYSVVNVSRLDEIFADGDVVDGEALKAKGVIKSASEPVKVLGNGEVTKKLTIKVDKISTPAKAKIEAAGGTVEAPC from the coding sequence ATGCAGATTCACGACTTGTTTCCTGCGCCCGGTTCTCGCAAGAACCGCAAGCGCGTAGGCCGCGGTAACGGCAGCGGCCACGGTTCCACCGCCGGTCGCGGCGATAAGGGCCAGGGTTCGCGCGCAGGCGGAACCAAGGGCGCCGGTTTCGAGGGTGGCCAGACGCCGCTCGCGATGCGTCTGCCGAAGCTCCCGGGCTTCAAGAACCGCAACCGCGTCGAGTACTCGGTCGTCAACGTGTCGCGACTCGACGAGATTTTCGCTGATGGCGATGTCGTCGATGGCGAGGCGCTGAAGGCCAAGGGTGTCATCAAGTCCGCGTCGGAGCCCGTCAAGGTGCTCGGCAACGGCGAGGTCACCAAGAAGCTCACCATCAAGGTCGACAAGATTTCCACGCCCGCGAAGGCCAAGATCGAAGCAGCAGGAGGGACGGTCGAGGCGCCGTGCTAA
- a CDS encoding adenylate kinase → MNIVLLGAAGAGKGTQAAKLIEVFGLTHISTGDIFRKNVAEGTELGAEAKRYMDEGQLVPDSVVIAMVKDRLSQPDCDAGFMLDGFPRTLPQAEALDGALVEMGKKLDSVVAIEVPRDVLMGRLTSRRQCRGCGRIYNVMGEMPATEGSCDTCGGEVYQRDDDTVEAATKRLNDYDAITSQLVPFYSKQGILRSIDGNRPVDAVFADVRAALEG, encoded by the coding sequence ATGAACATCGTCTTGCTGGGGGCTGCCGGTGCCGGCAAAGGCACGCAGGCCGCGAAACTGATAGAGGTGTTCGGGCTTACCCACATCTCGACAGGAGACATCTTCCGCAAGAACGTCGCCGAGGGCACCGAGCTCGGCGCCGAGGCGAAGCGCTACATGGACGAGGGCCAGCTCGTACCCGACTCCGTCGTCATCGCGATGGTCAAGGACCGCCTGTCGCAGCCCGACTGCGACGCCGGTTTCATGCTCGACGGTTTTCCCCGCACGCTGCCGCAGGCCGAGGCTCTTGATGGCGCGCTCGTGGAGATGGGCAAGAAGCTCGACTCCGTGGTCGCGATAGAGGTTCCTCGTGACGTCCTCATGGGACGGCTCACCTCTCGGCGTCAGTGCCGTGGGTGCGGTCGCATCTACAACGTCATGGGCGAGATGCCTGCGACCGAGGGCTCGTGCGACACATGCGGTGGCGAGGTCTACCAGCGTGACGACGACACCGTCGAGGCTGCGACCAAGCGCCTCAACGATTACGATGCGATCACGTCGCAGCTGGTCCCGTTCTACTCGAAGCAAGGTATTCTGCGCAGCATCGACGGCAACCGTCCGGTTGACGCGGTGTTCGCAGACGTCCGAGCGGCTCTGGAGGGCTAG
- the infA gene encoding translation initiation factor IF-1 has translation MTKRDDAIELEGTVVEPLPNAMFRVELENGHKVLAHISGKMRMHYIRILPGDKVVVELSPYDLTRGRITYRYK, from the coding sequence GTGACCAAGCGTGACGATGCCATAGAACTCGAAGGCACGGTGGTCGAGCCGTTGCCCAATGCCATGTTTCGCGTGGAATTGGAGAATGGCCACAAGGTGCTGGCTCACATCTCAGGGAAGATGCGTATGCACTACATCCGCATCCTGCCGGGGGACAAGGTCGTGGTGGAGCTCTCACCGTACGACCTTACGCGGGGCAGGATCACCTACCGATACAAGTAG
- the truA gene encoding tRNA pseudouridine(38-40) synthase TruA, protein MPQSHRRRSDRVTAHSHPGTTALVVAYDGSGFAGFARQPNARTVQGELESALTTALRRPIELVCAGRTDAGVHALGQVVSYGAAEGDLDARTLLRSLNALTGEGVVVREVRRARERFSARTNAIGREYRYRIVAGRVPPMFLDRVAWHCVRELDVEAMREGATHLLGERDFKSFCVTVSAEGKTTMRRVDAVDIGYEEHLGEQCLVVRVLGNAFLHSMVRVMVGTLVEVGTGRRDPAWVKTAREACSRDAAGATAPAHGLTLWRVEYPDEVWR, encoded by the coding sequence ATGCCGCAATCACATCGCAGGAGGAGTGACCGCGTGACCGCACATTCGCACCCCGGCACGACCGCGCTGGTCGTCGCCTACGACGGCTCCGGCTTCGCCGGCTTCGCCCGGCAGCCCAACGCCCGCACCGTGCAGGGCGAACTCGAGTCCGCCCTGACCACAGCGCTGCGACGGCCCATCGAGCTCGTCTGCGCGGGCAGAACCGACGCCGGCGTGCACGCGCTCGGTCAGGTTGTCAGCTACGGTGCCGCCGAGGGCGATCTCGACGCGAGGACTCTGCTGCGGTCGCTCAACGCGCTGACGGGCGAGGGCGTCGTGGTCCGAGAGGTCCGTCGGGCGCGCGAGCGGTTCTCGGCGAGGACCAACGCGATCGGCCGAGAGTACCGCTACCGGATCGTGGCCGGTCGGGTGCCGCCCATGTTCCTCGACAGGGTCGCCTGGCACTGCGTCCGAGAGCTCGACGTCGAGGCGATGCGAGAGGGAGCAACGCACTTGCTGGGCGAGCGCGACTTCAAGTCGTTTTGCGTGACGGTGTCGGCCGAGGGCAAGACGACGATGCGACGCGTCGATGCGGTCGACATCGGCTACGAGGAGCATCTGGGCGAGCAGTGCCTCGTCGTCAGGGTGCTGGGCAACGCGTTTCTGCATTCGATGGTGCGCGTGATGGTCGGCACGCTCGTGGAGGTGGGCACGGGTAGGCGCGATCCCGCGTGGGTCAAGACCGCGCGTGAGGCGTGCTCGCGTGATGCCGCAGGCGCAACCGCCCCTGCTCACGGACTCACGTTGTGGCGGGTCGAGTACCCGGATGAGGTGTGGCGCTAG
- the rplQ gene encoding 50S ribosomal protein L17, which produces MRHQKKGRKLGTDASHTKAILRGLAIALLENGRIKTTETRAKELRGFVEPVITRAKKGDVHARRIAMAQLGDYKFPKNDAGKDLFADLGERFEGRDGGYTRILKLGPRKGDAAPMVIMELVD; this is translated from the coding sequence ATGAGACACCAGAAGAAGGGTCGCAAGCTCGGCACGGATGCGTCGCACACCAAGGCGATTCTCCGCGGCCTGGCCATCGCGCTCCTCGAGAACGGTCGCATCAAGACGACCGAGACCCGCGCCAAGGAGCTTCGCGGCTTCGTGGAGCCGGTCATCACCCGCGCCAAGAAGGGCGACGTGCACGCTCGTCGCATCGCCATGGCGCAGCTCGGTGACTACAAGTTCCCCAAGAACGACGCCGGCAAGGACCTGTTCGCCGATCTCGGCGAGCGCTTCGAGGGTCGCGATGGTGGCTACACCCGCATCCTGAAGCTCGGTCCCCGCAAGGGCGACGCTGCCCCCATGGTCATCATGGAGCTCGTCGACTAG
- the rpsK gene encoding 30S ribosomal protein S11 produces MVAKKKNVRTRLKRSERKNIAVGQAHIKSTFNNTIISITDPTGNVISWQSAGTVGFKGSRKSTPFAAQMAAEAAAKMAQEHGLRKVSVFVKGPGSGRETAIRSLQAAGLEIASIQDCTPVPHNGCRPRKRRRV; encoded by the coding sequence ATGGTAGCCAAGAAGAAGAATGTGCGTACTCGCCTCAAGCGTTCTGAGCGCAAGAACATCGCGGTGGGTCAGGCACACATCAAGAGCACGTTCAACAACACGATCATCAGCATCACGGACCCCACAGGCAACGTGATCTCCTGGCAGTCGGCTGGCACCGTGGGCTTCAAGGGCTCGCGTAAGTCAACGCCGTTCGCCGCCCAGATGGCTGCGGAAGCGGCCGCCAAGATGGCTCAGGAGCACGGCCTGCGCAAGGTCTCCGTATTTGTGAAGGGTCCGGGTTCGGGTCGTGAGACTGCGATTCGTTCGCTCCAGGCTGCTGGGCTTGAGATCGCCAGCATTCAGGACTGCACCCCTGTCCCTCACAACGGATGCCGGCCGCGCAAGCGCCGTCGCGTGTAA
- the rplM gene encoding 50S ribosomal protein L13, translating to MKTYHAKPGEVEREWLVVDATDVVLGRLASQVAQILKGKNKPQYTPHVDTGDFVIVINAEKIRLTGNKAFTKNYYSHSGFPGGLKEVSFQRMLAKHPERIIEKAVKGMLPKNTLGRAMNRKLKVYAGPNHPHEAQKPRQITLEG from the coding sequence GTGAAGACCTACCACGCAAAGCCCGGTGAAGTCGAGCGCGAGTGGCTCGTAGTCGACGCCACCGACGTTGTGCTTGGCCGACTTGCCAGTCAGGTGGCTCAGATCCTGAAGGGCAAGAACAAGCCGCAGTACACCCCGCACGTCGATACCGGTGACTTCGTCATCGTTATCAACGCCGAGAAGATCCGTCTGACGGGTAACAAGGCGTTCACCAAGAACTACTACAGCCACAGCGGTTTCCCCGGCGGCCTCAAGGAGGTCTCGTTCCAGCGGATGCTCGCAAAGCACCCGGAGCGGATCATCGAGAAGGCCGTCAAGGGCATGCTCCCGAAGAATACGCTCGGTCGTGCGATGAACCGCAAGCTCAAGGTCTACGCTGGACCGAATCATCCGCACGAGGCGCAGAAGCCGCGTCAGATCACGCTGGAGGGCTAA
- the rpsI gene encoding 30S ribosomal protein S9: MAENKATYYGTGRRKTSVARVRLVPGTGVITVNKKPALQFFGREALVNFVLTPFKATETEGRFDVIAQCHGGGVSGQAGAMRHGIARALLEAGDEYRAELKKAGYLRRDPRMVERKKYGLKKARKKPQFSKR, encoded by the coding sequence ATGGCTGAGAACAAGGCCACCTACTACGGCACCGGCCGCCGCAAGACCTCGGTCGCTCGCGTCCGTCTGGTCCCGGGTACCGGCGTCATCACCGTGAACAAGAAGCCCGCGCTGCAGTTCTTCGGCCGCGAGGCGCTCGTCAACTTCGTGCTCACTCCGTTCAAGGCGACCGAGACCGAGGGTCGCTTCGACGTCATCGCTCAGTGCCATGGTGGCGGCGTGTCCGGCCAGGCCGGCGCGATGCGTCACGGTATCGCTCGTGCACTCCTTGAGGCCGGCGACGAGTATCGTGCCGAGCTCAAGAAGGCAGGGTACCTGCGTCGTGACCCCCGTATGGTCGAGCGCAAGAAGTACGGTCTGAAGAAGGCCCGCAAGAAGCCGCAGTTCTCCAAGCGCTAG
- a CDS encoding energy-coupling factor transporter ATPase produces MLRFDDIVFGYHGVPAGGRALDGVSLQVASGEQVAVVGANGSGKSTLARMANGILLPNAGTVTIDGMSTDEEERIRDIRQRVGMVSQHPDDQIVATSVEDDVAFGPENLGVARDQLRERVDAALAAVGLTGFEAREPHLLSGGQKQRLGIAGALAMQPAYLVLDEPTSMLDPEGRADVLRIVAELVAGGRGILHITHDLADIASADRVVVLDAGRVAFSGPVAELFGRHDVLAACGLELPRVSILAARLSEGGASARASATTPESLVEALWR; encoded by the coding sequence ATGCTTCGCTTCGATGACATCGTGTTCGGTTACCACGGCGTGCCGGCAGGCGGTCGTGCGCTCGATGGCGTCTCATTGCAGGTCGCATCGGGCGAGCAGGTCGCGGTTGTCGGCGCGAATGGATCGGGCAAGTCCACCTTGGCGCGGATGGCCAACGGCATCCTGCTGCCAAACGCCGGCACGGTCACCATCGACGGCATGTCAACGGACGAGGAAGAGCGCATCCGCGACATCAGGCAGCGCGTGGGGATGGTGTCGCAGCATCCCGACGACCAGATCGTGGCGACTTCGGTCGAGGACGATGTGGCGTTTGGGCCGGAGAACCTCGGTGTCGCGCGCGACCAGCTGCGCGAGCGGGTCGACGCCGCGCTGGCTGCAGTGGGGCTGACCGGCTTCGAGGCGCGTGAGCCTCACCTGCTCTCGGGAGGGCAGAAGCAGCGGCTCGGTATCGCGGGCGCGCTCGCGATGCAGCCGGCGTACCTCGTGCTCGACGAGCCGACGTCGATGCTCGATCCCGAGGGTCGCGCCGACGTGCTGCGTATCGTGGCAGAGCTCGTCGCCGGTGGCCGCGGCATCCTACACATCACACATGACCTGGCAGACATCGCGTCGGCCGACAGGGTAGTGGTCCTTGATGCCGGGCGCGTCGCGTTCTCGGGACCGGTTGCAGAGCTGTTCGGCAGGCATGACGTGCTCGCCGCGTGCGGTCTCGAGCTGCCGCGGGTGTCCATTCTCGCTGCACGCCTGAGCGAGGGCGGCGCATCCGCCAGGGCGAGCGCGACGACCCCCGAGTCACTCGTGGAGGCGCTGTGGCGCTGA
- a CDS encoding ATP-binding cassette domain-containing protein: protein MALILDNVGYTYSPDTSFAVAALSGVSVSVEPGELVLVLGATGSGKSTALRLCAGLLAASEGAASVDGAPLTRATARGVVGLVFQDAESQLFAETLLDDVAFGPRNLGTPVADAATAAKDALLRVGLDPARYAERSPFTLSGGEARRAAIAGVIAMRPRYLLLDEPTAGLDARGRADVRAIVQAARAEAGVVVVSHSAQEFLGEADRVLVLGGGRPVFAGDASALVADPAPFASAGLIAPDVLRFQMLARERGIDVGPFTLDPVEAADRALAAGGWR from the coding sequence GTGGCGCTGATACTCGACAACGTCGGCTATACCTACTCGCCTGATACGTCGTTTGCCGTGGCAGCGCTCTCCGGCGTCAGCGTGTCGGTCGAGCCGGGCGAGCTGGTGCTGGTGCTCGGCGCGACGGGTTCGGGCAAGTCCACGGCGCTGCGCCTGTGTGCGGGACTGCTTGCCGCGAGCGAAGGCGCGGCCTCGGTCGATGGCGCCCCTCTGACGCGCGCGACGGCTCGCGGTGTTGTCGGACTCGTCTTCCAAGACGCCGAGTCGCAGCTCTTCGCCGAGACACTCCTTGACGACGTGGCGTTCGGACCACGAAACCTCGGCACACCCGTTGCAGACGCGGCGACCGCCGCGAAGGATGCGCTGCTCCGAGTAGGGCTCGATCCCGCTCGGTACGCGGAGCGCTCGCCGTTCACGCTCTCGGGTGGCGAGGCGCGTCGGGCGGCGATCGCGGGCGTCATCGCGATGCGCCCGCGCTACCTGCTGCTCGACGAGCCGACCGCCGGTCTCGACGCGCGCGGGCGGGCCGACGTTCGCGCCATCGTGCAGGCCGCACGCGCCGAGGCCGGTGTTGTGGTCGTCAGCCACTCAGCGCAGGAGTTCTTGGGTGAGGCGGACCGCGTGCTGGTGCTCGGTGGCGGGCGACCCGTGTTCGCCGGCGATGCGAGCGCGCTGGTGGCCGACCCCGCCCCGTTCGCGTCCGCCGGTCTCATCGCGCCGGACGTGCTGCGATTCCAGATGCTCGCGCGTGAGCGCGGCATCGACGTCGGACCGTTCACCCTGGACCCCGTCGAGGCGGCCGATCGCGCACTTGCGGCAGGGGGGTGGCGCTGA
- a CDS encoding energy-coupling factor transporter transmembrane protein EcfT yields MAVPVPFGQFVPGDSAVHRLDPRVKLGLTAAYSIALFAFDGWKGFVVAAVLVVLAVGLSRVPLRLALRGLRAVSLLLAFTLVANAVRWQPVEAALRLGPLGISLDGLMTGAFFVVRIVLLVVGTSLLTLTTSPVALTDALSRVMRPLRIVRVPVDDVATMFSIALRFIPTTAEEAEKIVVAQSARGAVFDEGGPVRRAKAWVPVLVPLFVSLFRRADRLAVAMESRCYTGAGRTRLHEPVMRGTDWLVLATGVTVATMTAILF; encoded by the coding sequence ATGGCGGTCCCGGTTCCGTTCGGGCAGTTCGTCCCGGGTGACTCGGCGGTGCACCGTCTCGACCCACGCGTCAAGCTCGGCCTGACCGCTGCGTACTCAATCGCGTTGTTCGCGTTCGATGGCTGGAAGGGCTTCGTCGTGGCGGCCGTGCTCGTGGTGCTCGCCGTGGGCCTTTCGCGCGTGCCGCTCCGGCTCGCCCTGCGCGGCCTTCGCGCCGTGTCCCTGCTGCTCGCGTTCACACTCGTTGCCAACGCCGTGCGGTGGCAGCCGGTCGAGGCGGCGCTGCGGCTCGGTCCTCTCGGGATATCGCTCGATGGGCTCATGACAGGCGCGTTCTTCGTCGTGCGCATCGTGCTGCTCGTGGTGGGCACGTCGTTGCTCACCCTCACGACCTCGCCGGTCGCGCTCACCGACGCGCTCTCGCGCGTGATGCGTCCGCTACGGATCGTGCGGGTGCCCGTCGACGACGTTGCGACGATGTTCTCGATCGCACTGCGGTTCATCCCCACGACCGCCGAGGAGGCCGAGAAGATCGTCGTCGCACAGTCGGCGCGCGGAGCCGTGTTCGACGAGGGCGGTCCGGTACGCCGTGCCAAGGCCTGGGTGCCGGTTCTTGTGCCGCTGTTCGTGAGCCTGTTCCGCCGAGCCGATCGGCTTGCCGTGGCCATGGAGTCGCGCTGCTACACGGGTGCGGGTCGCACGCGGCTGCACGAGCCGGTGATGCGGGGCACCGACTGGCTGGTCCTCGCGACCGGTGTGACCGTCGCGACGATGACGGCGATACTGTTCTAG